The sequence below is a genomic window from bacterium.
ACCTTCGACGACGTGGCGGGGGTGGACGAGGCGAAGGAGGAGCTCGAGGAGATTATCGAGTTCCTGCGCCATCCGAAGAAGTTCCAGGCGCTCGGCGCGAAGATTCCGCGCGGCGTGCTGCTTGTCGGCCCGCCGGGCAGCGGCAAGACGCTGCTGGCGAAGGCGATCGCGGGCGAGGCGGGGGTGCCGTTCTTCTCGATCTCCGGCAGCGAGTTCGTCGAGATGTTCGTCGGGGTGGGGGCGAGCCGCGTGCGCGACCTCTTCGACCAGGCGAAGAAGTCGGCGCCGTGTCTGGTCTTCATCGACGAGATCGACGCGGTGGGCCGGCAGCGCGGGGCGGGGTTGGGGGGCGGCCACGACGAGCGCGAGCAGACCCTCAACCAGCTGCTGGTGGAGATGGACGGCTTCGACCCCAACGCCGGGATCATCGTGATCGCGGCGACGAACCGGCCGGACATTCTGGACCCGGCCTTGCTGCGGCCGGGCCGGTTCGACCGGCGGATCGTGGTGGACAATCCGGACGCGAAGGGCCGGCGGGCGATCCTGGACGTGCATGTGCGCGGCAAGCCCGTGAGCGAAGACGTGGCGCTGGACGTGCTGGCGCGGCGGACGCCGGGGTTCAGCGGGGCGGACCTCGCGAACATGGTGAACGAGGCGGCGCTCTTGGCGGCGCGGCGGGGCAAGAAGCGGATCGGCCGGTCCGAACTGGACGAGGCGATCGAGCGGGTGATCGCGGGGCCGCAGCGGAAGAGCCGGATCCTGTCGCCGAAGGAACGCGAGCTCACCGCTTACCACGAGGCGGGGCACGCGCTGCTCGGCAAGCTCTTGCCGCAGGCCAACCCGCCGCACAAGGTGACGATCCTCCCGCGCGGGATGGCGCTCGGCTACACGCTGCCGCTCCCGCAGGAGGAGAAGTACACGCTCACGCGCGGGGAGATCCTGGCCAACATCACGGCCATCCTCGGCGGCCGCGTGGCGGAGGAGATCGTGTTCGGCGAGATCACGACCGGGGCGGCGAACGACTTCGAGAAGGCGACCGATCTCGCCCGCAAGATGGTGACGGAGTTCGGCATGTCGGACAAGCTCGGCCCACTCACGCTGGGGGCCAAGCACGGGCCGGTGTTCCTTGGGCGCGACCTCGTGGAGAGCCGCAATTACTCCGAAGAGATCGCCTACGAGATCGACAAGGAAGTGCGGCGGATCATCGACGAGTGCTACAGCCGGGCCCGCACGGTGCTGACCGAGAACAAGGCGGTGCTGGAGCGGATCTCCCGGGCGCTGCTCGAGCGCGAGTCGCTCGAGAGCGACGAGCTGGACCTGCTGATCGCGGGCCAGCCGCTGCCGCCCGACATGCCGGAGACCCCGCCGCCGCTGCCGGGCGCCACACAGGAGGTCAAGTCGTTCCCGCGCGACAGCAAACCCGTCGCGCCGTCGCTGAAGCCCGAGGCGACCGGCTAGCCAGCGGGCGGCATATTCGCCTACGCGAGATCGGAAGGAGGAGCCCACGGCTCCTCCTTCCTCCGTGTAAAATGATTCCGGCCGCGGGCCGATGGCAGAGACGCCTTGACCGAGACGCCGAGGATCGAGATTCCCGAGCCCGAAGTGGAGTCGCGGGTCGACGTGGCTCCGGACACGGCCGCGCTTGTGATCGTCGACATGCAGAACGACTTCGTGGATCCGGCCGGCGCC
It includes:
- the ftsH gene encoding ATP-dependent zinc metalloprotease FtsH, which codes for TFDDVAGVDEAKEELEEIIEFLRHPKKFQALGAKIPRGVLLVGPPGSGKTLLAKAIAGEAGVPFFSISGSEFVEMFVGVGASRVRDLFDQAKKSAPCLVFIDEIDAVGRQRGAGLGGGHDEREQTLNQLLVEMDGFDPNAGIIVIAATNRPDILDPALLRPGRFDRRIVVDNPDAKGRRAILDVHVRGKPVSEDVALDVLARRTPGFSGADLANMVNEAALLAARRGKKRIGRSELDEAIERVIAGPQRKSRILSPKERELTAYHEAGHALLGKLLPQANPPHKVTILPRGMALGYTLPLPQEEKYTLTRGEILANITAILGGRVAEEIVFGEITTGAANDFEKATDLARKMVTEFGMSDKLGPLTLGAKHGPVFLGRDLVESRNYSEEIAYEIDKEVRRIIDECYSRARTVLTENKAVLERISRALLERESLESDELDLLIAGQPLPPDMPETPPPLPGATQEVKSFPRDSKPVAPSLKPEATG